In a genomic window of Curtobacterium sp. MCBD17_035:
- a CDS encoding aminotransferase class V-fold PLP-dependent enzyme translates to MTDQTSVDDDRVGSDAPRATTPDSLELDRTDPLAEHVAAFVPSTEVRAYLDGNSLGRPLLATAERLQRFVTHDWGSRLIRSWDEQWMTLPLELGDRIGAVCLGAAAGQTVVADSTTVLLYKTIRAAVAARPDRTEIVIDDDDFPTDRFVVEGIAAECGLSVRWIAADPVTGVAVEQVEEAVSTSTAVVVLSHVAYRSGVIADVPGITAAAHAVGALVLWDLCHSAGVVPTSLDAWDVDLAVGCTYKFLNGGPGSPAFAYAAERLQADLRQPIQGWMGAADVFSMADGYTPSPGMRRLVSGTPPVVGMLAMQDMLDLLERVGIDAVRAKSVALTEHAIALVDDLLAPFGVVVSSPRDADVRGSHVTITHPAFREVTAALWAQDVIPDHRNPNGIRLGLSPLSTTFAEVRLAVEAIRAELAGR, encoded by the coding sequence ATGACCGACCAGACGTCCGTCGACGACGACCGGGTCGGCAGCGATGCTCCACGGGCGACCACACCCGATTCGCTCGAACTCGACCGCACCGACCCGCTCGCCGAACACGTCGCCGCGTTCGTCCCGAGCACCGAGGTCCGTGCGTACCTCGACGGCAACTCCCTCGGGCGGCCGCTCCTCGCCACCGCCGAGCGGCTGCAGCGGTTCGTGACGCACGACTGGGGCAGCCGCCTCATCCGCTCGTGGGACGAGCAGTGGATGACGCTCCCGCTCGAGCTCGGCGACCGGATCGGTGCCGTCTGCCTCGGCGCCGCGGCGGGGCAGACCGTCGTCGCGGACTCCACGACGGTGCTCCTGTACAAGACGATCCGCGCCGCCGTGGCCGCGCGGCCGGACCGCACCGAGATCGTCATCGACGACGACGACTTCCCGACCGACCGCTTCGTCGTCGAGGGCATCGCCGCCGAGTGCGGGCTCTCGGTGCGGTGGATCGCTGCCGACCCGGTCACCGGTGTGGCGGTCGAGCAGGTCGAGGAGGCCGTGTCCACGTCGACCGCGGTGGTCGTGCTGAGCCACGTCGCTTACCGCTCGGGCGTCATCGCCGACGTGCCCGGCATCACCGCGGCGGCACACGCGGTGGGCGCGCTCGTCCTCTGGGACCTGTGCCACTCGGCCGGCGTCGTGCCGACGTCGCTCGACGCGTGGGACGTCGACCTCGCCGTCGGCTGCACCTACAAGTTCCTCAACGGCGGCCCTGGCTCCCCCGCGTTCGCCTACGCCGCCGAGCGGCTGCAGGCCGACCTGCGGCAGCCGATCCAGGGGTGGATGGGCGCCGCCGACGTGTTCAGCATGGCCGACGGCTACACGCCCTCGCCGGGGATGCGCCGGCTCGTCAGCGGGACGCCGCCCGTCGTCGGCATGCTCGCGATGCAGGACATGCTCGACCTCCTCGAGCGGGTCGGCATCGACGCGGTCCGCGCGAAGTCCGTCGCGCTCACCGAACACGCGATCGCGCTCGTCGACGACCTGCTCGCCCCGTTCGGCGTCGTCGTCTCGAGCCCCCGCGACGCCGACGTCCGCGGCAGCCACGTGACGATCACGCACCCGGCGTTCCGCGAGGTGACCGCGGCGCTCTGGGCGCAGGACGTCATCCCCGACCACCGGAACCCGAACGGCATCCGGCTCGGGCTCTCACCCCTGTCGACCACGTTCGCGGAGGTCCGACTGGCCGTCGAGGCGATCCGCGCGGAGCTCGCCGGGCGGTAG